Within Paenibacillus sabinae T27, the genomic segment AGAGGTAAGACCGGTTAGCGGTTTCCTGGAGAAGCCGGATCGCCTGCGGGCCGAAGAGCTGATCGGACAGGGCGCCTTGTGGAACTGCGGGGTGTTCGCCTTCCGGCTGGGATATCTGCTTAATATTTTACAGCAAAAAGGGCTGCCTTTGACTTACGAGGAGCTGCAGAAGCAGTATAAGCTGCTCTCTTCCATCAGCTTCGATTACGAAGTGGTTGAGAAGGAAGACAAGATCGTTGTCCAGCCGTATGACGGATTCTGGAAGGACTTAGGCACCTGGAATACCCTGACCGAGGAAATGGCGAGCAACCAATTAGGCAAGGGCGTGCTGACTGAGGATTCCTCTACAAGCTGCCTGGTCAACGAGCTTGATATTCCGATCACGGTAATTGGCGCCCAGGACCTGATCATCGCCGCGAGCCCGGATGGCATCCTCGTCACCCACAAATCGGAAAGCCCGCGCATCAAAGAGGTGCTGAAGGGCGCGGAGCAAAGACCGATGTACGAGGAACGCCGGTGGGGCCACTATAAGGTGATCGATTACGTCAAATACCAGGAAAGCAATGAAGTCCTGACCAAGCGGATTTTTATCGCAGAGGGAAAAAATATCAGCTACCAGTATCATCTTAAGCGCAGCGAAATCTGGACCTTTATCAGCGGGGAAGCCAGCATCATTCTTAACGAGAAATTGCACACGGTGAAAGCCGGAGATGTTGTGCGCATACCGGAAGGAACGAAGCACAGCATTCTCGCGTTGA encodes:
- a CDS encoding sugar phosphate nucleotidyltransferase → MKLVLLSGGSGKRLWPLSNDSRSKQFLKVLESPLGEPESMVQRVWRQLGEAGLAESSYLATGRGQVEMIQSQLGGDVKIIVEPERRDTFPAIALTAVYLYSVEGVRPDETVAILPVDPYVEGSFFGSISQLEQALDDTGANLALIGVVPEHPSEKYGYIIPSGGATEKEVRPVSGFLEKPDRLRAEELIGQGALWNCGVFAFRLGYLLNILQQKGLPLTYEELQKQYKLLSSISFDYEVVEKEDKIVVQPYDGFWKDLGTWNTLTEEMASNQLGKGVLTEDSSTSCLVNELDIPITVIGAQDLIIAASPDGILVTHKSESPRIKEVLKGAEQRPMYEERRWGHYKVIDYVKYQESNEVLTKRIFIAEGKNISYQYHLKRSEIWTFISGEASIILNEKLHTVKAGDVVRIPEGTKHSILALTDVEFIEVQTGSELVEEDNIRITLDWKDIELQQFIS